In Mesorhizobium sp. M9A.F.Ca.ET.002.03.1.2, the DNA window CCGGTCGCGCCGCCATGACGACGACGCGGTTGGACAGGAAAACGCTTTCGAAGACGCTGTGGGTGACGAAGACGACGGTGAACCGCTCGTCCTGCCATAGTTCCAGAAGATCGTTGTTGAGCTTGAAGCGGGTGATCTCGTCGAGCGCCGCGAACGGCTCATCCATCAAGAGAATCCGCGGCTTGGTCACCATGGCGCGGGCGATCGAGACGCGCATCTTCATGCCGCCGGAGAGCTCGCGCGGCACGGCATTCTCGAAGCCGGTCAGGTGAACCCGCGCCAGCATCTCCATGACCGCCGGCGCCGCCATGGCCCGCGACACGCCCTTCAAGCGCAGCGGCAGCCAGACATTGTCAAAGACATCGGCCCAGGGCAGCAGCGTCGGCTCCTGGAAGACGAAACCAATATTCGAGCGGTCGAAGGTGCTGCCGCCGCGCCAGTCGAGCAGGCCGGAGGTCGGCGTCGCCAGACCGGCGATGAGGCGCAAGGCCGTCGACTTGCCGCAGCCGGACGGGCCGAGAAGGCTGAGGAAGTCGCCGTCCCTGATCGTCAGGTCGACGTCGCTGAGCGCTGTCACGCCGTTGGAAAAGACCTTGCCGACGCCGCGCAGCGCCAGCAGCATCGGATTTTTGCCCGATGCGCTTGCCGGCGCTTGCGCCACTTTCTCCTGCATCATGCCTGGGTGCTATTTCTTCAGGTCGATCCCGACGCCCTTGTTGACGAAGGCCAGCGTGTAGGACTTCTTGATATCGACGCCGTCCGGCACGACCTTGGCCTTGACCATCTTGTCGTAGAAGCTCTGGATGCGCGTGTCGGTCATCGCGCCGATGCCGAGTTTTTCGGTATCACCGGAATCGACGATGCCGAATTTCTTCATCTGCTCGATCGAAAACGCGATCTGCTCGTCGCTGATGTCGGGGTTGTCCTTCTTGATCGCCGCGTTGGCGGCGGCGTTGTCGCCGTAGAGATAGTTGTACCATCCCTTGGCCGAACCATCGACGAAACACTGAACCACCTCCGGCCGTTTGTCGATCGTGGTCTGCATGGTTTCGATCGTCGTCGCATAGGTGTCGAAGCCGTAGTCGGCGAGCAGGAACAAATTGGGCTGGAAGCCACCTTCCTTGGCGACCGCATAGGGCTCCGAGGTCACGTAGCCTTGCTGGATCGACTTCGGATTGGCGATGAAAGGTGCGGGGTTGAACGTATAGGGCACGCGTTTGGCCGGGTCGAAGCCGAACTCGGTGATCATCCACTGGAAGTAGCTCTGCGCACCCTCGTCGCCCAGTATGTACTGGTCCGCGTTCTTCAAATCCTCCCATTTGTCGAGCCCCTGACCTGGATGGGCCATGATCACCTGCGGCTCTTTCTGGAAGGAGGCGGCGACCACGCGCAGCGGAATGTCCTGCTGGACGGCGTCGAAGGCCTGCAGCAAGTTGCCGCCCATGTAGAAGTCGATCTTGCCGGCGAGCAGCAACGGCCGGCCGCTGACCTGCGGGCCGCCCTGCATGATCGTCACGTCGATGCCGCACGCCGCATAGGTGCCGTCCGCCACGGCCTGATAGTAGCCGCCATGCTCGGCCTGGGCGAGCCAGTTGGTGCCGAAGGTGACTTTCTCGTTCGCCGCCGCGCTCAGCGTGCTTGCGGCAATCAGCACGATCGCGCCTGCCGAGACCTTAAGTTTTTCGTCCATCCACACCACCCTCTGTTGGCTCCGGCGCGCCACGCGCCGGGCTCGACACCATCGATTCAAGAAGCAAGACACATGCCACCGCCGCAGCCGCCCGCCTGCGCAAGAGCCGCATGCGAAAGCCGGGCGGGTCATGCTGTACCGAGGGCATCGTGCCTATTTTTTGAACGCCTGTCCATAATCGCCCTGATAACATGCACTGCATCTTGAAGGCTTGCCTAACCCGGCCCTAAGAGCGTCCACTTGGACGCACAAAAGTACGCTCTAAAACTTTGAAGCATCGCATCGTGCTTTCCGAACCGAAGGGCAGCGTAGCAAAAATCGATCCCGATTTTTCGATCCGATGCGATAGGCTGACGGCAGACTGGAGATTTTCATGTTCAAATTCCTGACGCCGAAGTCGATCAAGCCGCCTTTCGCCCGCTACAGCCATGGCGTCGAGGTGCCGCCCGGCAAGAGGCTGGTGCTGTGTTCGGGCCAGGTTGCGATCACCCCCGATGATCAGATCCCGGAGGATGCCGGCGCGCAGGCCGAGCTCTGTTTTCGCAACATCGCCGTGATTCTCGATGAGGCCGGGCTTGAACTCTCCGATATCGTCCGCATCAACGCCTATGTCACCGATCGCGCTTACCTCAGGCCCTATATGGACGTCCGCGACCGCCTGTTCACCAGCCCGGCGCCGGCCTCGACGCTGATGATCGTTTCCGGGTTCGCGCGACCTGAGTTCAAGGTCGAGATCGAGGTCATCGCGGCAGGGTGATCGACAGGCGATCCTTCCCGCGCTAGGTCTGCATCGAAGAGGCATGACATGACCGTTGCAAACAAACGCGTATGGTGGGGCGACTACCGGACCACCGAATACGCGACCATCGATCCGGAAGCGACGATCGCCGTGCTGCCGGTGGCGGCGATCGAACAGCACGGCCCACATCTGCCGGTTTCGACCGACACCTCGATCATGAACGGCATGCTTGAGACGGTGATCGCCCGCCTGCCCTACGATCTCGACGTCCGCATTCTTCCCGTCCAGGCGGTGGGCAAGTCGAACGAGCACCTGCATGCGCCGGGAACCCTCACTCTGCCGGCGGCGATTTTGATCGAGGCGTGGACCGAGCTTGGCCTGTCGATCGCGCGGGCCGGGTTGAGGAAACTGATCGTCGTCAACTCGCATGGCGGCAATGAGGAGATCATGGGCATTGTCACGCGCGAATTGCGGGTGCGCGCAAAGATGCTGGCGGTGAAGACGAGCTGGCAGCGCTTTGGCCGGCCGGCCGGCATGTATACCGAGCTTGAAGACCGCCAGGGCATCCATGGCGGCGATGTCGAGACGTCGCTGATGCTGCATTTCCGGCCGGATCTTGTCGACATGGCAAAGGCCGACAATTTCGTGTCCAACGTGGCCCGCGCCGAAAACGAATTTTCGCTGCTGCGCCACACCGGGACGCACGCCTTCGCCTGGATCGCCACCGACCTCAACCCGAACGGCGTGGTCGGCGACGCCAGCATTGCAACGGCCGAAAAGGGCAGGCTAACCGCCAGCCATCAGGCCGACGGTTTCATCAGCCTGTTGAAGGATGTGCGCAAGGCGAAACTGGCCGACTGGCTGGCGTAGACTCTTATCAGCCGTCGATCTTCAGCACGAACGGCGCGCCTTCGAAGGCGTCCGCTCCGCGCCCGATCGCCTGGATCGCACGGGTCATGCGGCCGTTGCGGTCGAGCAGCGTATCGGCGACCGCAATCAGTCGCGGATTGGGTGTCGCCGTCGGCGACAGCGCGCGCAGCGTCTCGGCCAACTCGACCTCGTCACGCTTTGGCGCCAGTGCGGCCGCAATGATGTAGGCCGAGGCGGTCGAACGGCTGATGCCGGCATAGCAATGCACGACCAGCGGTCTCGCACGATCCCATTGCCGCGCGAAATCGAGCAGGTTGCGGACATGCGTCTCGCCCGGCATGGTCATGCCCTCATGCGCCACCGCAATATCGTGCATGACCAGATGCAGATGGTTTTCCCTGATGATCGACGCCGGACGCGTCACCTCGGTGCCGGCGGCCAGCAGGGAAAGCAGCCGCTCGGCGCCGGTCTTCGCGACCGTTTCCTCGACCTTCGACAGCGAACAGACATGGATCATTGCATCTTTTCCTCTACCTGATCGTCGCGCCGCTGCGCCCAGTCGGCAAGAGCCGATTCGAGCCGCTGCCATTCCTCGCCCTCGCCCGGCAGCCCGGCGCGCAGCACATCCGGCCGGCCGGAGAAATGACGAAGCAGGATGCCGCGCTCACCGAGCGCCAAAAACAGCCCGGCGGCGTCCGCCAGCCTGATATAGCGGAACAGCGTGGTGCCGCCGGCGACAGGCACGCCGAAGCGACCGAACAGCGCATCGAGCCGCGCCGCATCCCCAACCAGACGGCGTCGCATCTCGACCTGCCAACCGGTGTCGGCAAGCGCGCGGATACCGTATTCGAGCGCCGGTCCGGCGACCGCCCATGGCCCGAATTGCGCCTCCAGCCGTTCGACCGTCAGCGCGTCGGCCATCGCAAAGCCAAGCCGCAGGCCGGCCAGCCCAAAGAACTTGCCGAAGGAACGCAGCACGACGATGCCGCCCTGGTCGATATCGCCGGCCAGGCTTTCGCCAAGCGGGCCGGCATCCATGAAGGCCTCGTCGACGACCAGCAACCCGCCTCTGGCGTGCAATTTTCCGGCAAGCTCAAGCAGCCTCTGACGCTCGACAATGCGCCCATCCGGATTGTTGGGGTTGACGACGATGGCGAGGTCGGCTCCTGCCAAGACTTCGAAATCGTCGACCTCCGTCACCGCATGGCCGGCGATCGCCGCTGCCCGCTGATGTTCGGCATAGGTCGGCCCGAGCACCAACGCCTTGCCAGGGCTCGCCAGCGAGGCGACGCGCGGCAACAGGATCTGCGTGCCGGGCGCCGCCGCCACATTCGCCGCCGAAGGCGCGCCATAGGCGCTCGCCGCGACATCAGCCAGATCACGGACCCGCGCGGCTTCCGGCAATCTTGACAGAGCGGTGGCGGGCAGCTCGAAAAAAGGGTAGGAGTGCGGATTGATACCGGTCGAGAGGTCGACGAAGGGTTGTGGCGCATAGGGGAAAAGCCCCCTCGCCCGTCCAAGGCTTCCTCCGTGATCCACCACTGCCGCCGCGCCATCAAGAAGCTTCATGTCGATCCTGATCGCTTTCCTGTCACTGGTTGTTGAAATCGTTGTCGGCTACCCAGCCTGGCTGTTTGGCGCTATCGGCCATCCCGTCACCTGGATCGGCAGGCTGATATCCTTTCTCGACCGCAGGCTCAACCGCGCCGCTGATTCCGACGCTGTCCGTCGTCGGCGCGGCGTTGATGCCCTGCTGATCATCGTGCTGGTGCCGGCCATCATCGCTTTCGCGGTGGAAACCATGCTTTCGGGCATTCCCGCCGGATTGATCCTCACGGCGATCCTGGCGACATCGCTGCTGTCGCAAAAGAGCCTGGCCGAGCATGTCGAGGCTGTGGCCGACGGACTCGACAATGGCGGACTCGACATCGGCCGTCTTGCCGTCTCGCAGATCGTCGGCCGCGATGCCAAAAAGCTCAACAGGCCTGGGGTCTGCCGCGCGGCGATCGAAAGCCTGGCCGAGAATTTTTCCGACGGCGTCGTCGCGCCCGTCTTCTGGATCGGCGTCGGCGGGCTGGCCGGCGGCGTTGCCTACAAGGCCGCCAACACGGCCGATTCGATGATCGGCCACCGCACCCCGCGCCACGAGGCCTTCGGCCGAGCGACGGCGCGCTTCGACGATCTGATCAACCTGCCGGCGTCGCGGCTGACCGCGCTGCTCATCGTGCTGGCCGCTTTCCTCGTCAAAGGCGCCGACGCCGACAACGCCTGGCGCACCATGCGGCGCGACGCGAAGAAGCACCGCTCGCCCAATGCCGGCTGGCCTGAGGCAGCGATGGCCGGCGCGCTCGGCCTAGCGCTCGCCGGCCCGCGCTCTTATGGCGGCGTCATGGTCGATGATGCTTTCATGGGCGAAGGCGGTCGCCGCGAAGCGGAAAGCGCCGATATCAGGCGAGCGCTGAAACTCTACCGGGTCGCCGACTTTCTGCTGATTGGCCTGTTTGGGTTGCTGTCGGTGATCGTTGTCTTGATGTGAATGTCAGGATGGTCGCAAAAATCCCACTTACCAAGTAACACGGACTTCCTTTGCGCCTGAGTCAGCGGCCTCGCCAAATCTTTTGATCGCATATCCGCCGGCAGCTACGGGAGAAGATTTCAGCACGGGCTCGATTGCAACAAAAAGTCGTTCAGCGTCTGGCCCGTACAGATAGAGGATACATTTGCCTTCACCAAACTCGTCGCCATCAAACTCGCCGACCGAAGTATCCCTGATAACTTGTTCTAGCCTATCCTCCAAAACGAAAATGGATTCGCGTTCTTGCGGCGCCCCAAACTGACCGCCGTTGAGAAGAAGATAGACGATTACCGCCTGTTCCACGAACAATCTCCAGCTTGCCGAGCGCTCAAAACTCTATCCCCTGCTGCGCCTTCACGCCGGCGGAAAAGTGATGCTTGGTCACGCCCATCTCGGTGACCAGATCGGCCGCATCGACCAGCGCCGGCTTGGCGTTGCGGCCGGTGACAACGACATGCAGCCCCTCGCGCCGCCCCTTCAGCGCCGCCACCACCTTATCGAGATCGAGATAGTCATAGCGCAGCGCGATGTTCAGCTCGTCGAGCACCAGAAGGCTGATCGATGGATCGGCCATCAGCTCCAGCGCCTTGGCCCAGGCGGCTTCGGCGGCGGCGATGTCGCGCTTCAGGTCCTGCGTCTCCCAGGTAAAACCCTCGCCCATCGTGTGCCAGACGACCCGATCGCCGAAAACGGCAAAGGCATCCTTCTCGCCGGTGTGCCATTTGCCCTTGATGAACTGGACGACGCCGACGCACTTGCCGTAGCCGAGCATCCTCAGCGCCAGCCCGAAGGCGGCGGTGGTCTTGCCCTTGCCGGGGCCGGTGTTGACGATCAGCAGGCCCTTCTCGACCGTCTTTGCCGCGACCTCGGCGTCCTGCACCGCTTTGCGCTTGGCCATCTTGGCGCGGTGGCGTTCCTCGTCCCTGTCGTTAATCGGCCCGTCTTCGATATGCGGCCCGTCTTCGATATGCGGCTTGTCTTCGATATGCGGCTTGTCTTCGATGTGCTTGGTATCAGCCATGTCATTTCACCTTGAGCGGCAGCCCCGCCACCATCAGCAGCACCGTATCAGCCACTGCCGCGACCTGCTGATTGAGCCGGCCGGCGGCGTCGCGAAACCGGCGGGCGAGCGCATTGTCGGGCACGATGCCTTGCCCGACTTCGTTGGAAACCACGAACCATGGCCCGCGCGGCCGCGACAGCACATCCGCCAGCTCAAGGCATTCGGCCTCGATGTCGCGTTCGGCCAGCATATGGTTGGTCAGCCACAGCGTCAGGCAGTCGATCAGGACAGGCCGGCCGTCGGGCAAAGCCTCGATCGCGCCGACGAGATCGAGCGGCGCGTCGATGGTCGTCCAGCCCTCGCCGCGCCGCGACCGGTGCAGCACGATGCGTTCGCGCATTTCGTCGTCGTAAGCCTCGGCGGTGGCGATATAGGTCCACGGCGCCGGACAGGCCGTTATCAGTCCTTCGGCGTGCGCGCTTTTACCGGAGCGCGCACCGCCGATGACCAGGGTCAGCGTCCCGCCGGGAGCAACGCGATCAGGCAAAGCTGTCGCGCAGGCCGGTCGCGCTGCCGGTGAAGCGGCCGCGCACCACGCCGACGACGACGCCGAGCACCAGCCAGAACACCAGATTGGTCAGCGTCACCGCCACCACGAACTGGTGGTGCAGGCCTTCCGGGATCGGCGACTCGAAACTGTCGGGCTGCGGCGCGCCGACGATATGCGGCGCCACGATCAGCGCCACGGCCAAGATCGCCAGTGGCAGCGACTTGCGGAAAGCAAGCAGGCCGAGACCGGCCGCCGTCGCCACCACGGTCGCCGTCCACCAGATCTGGCGCTGGGCGAGATCGGCCGCCGGCATCGCCGGCAGCTCGGGCGGCAGGCCAAGGTTAGGAGCCAGCGTGAACACCGCAAAGCCGGCGAGGCCCCAGAACAGACCCTGACGCCAATTGCCGATGCCGCCGGCGAACTCCGAAGCGGCGACCAGGATCAGCGCAAAGCCGATGCCGGTGACGACATTGGCAACGACGTTGAAGGCGAAGCGCTCGAAACCGTCGGCCGGCGCCCAGCCTTCGTCTTCCGGAGCGGCAGCTTCGGCTGGCGCCGCGCTGGTCATGGCATCGGTATCGGTGGCGTTCGCGGCGGGCGCCGCGGCATGGTCATGTGTGTGGCCGCCGCCGGCCTGTTCGTAGACTTCCGCCTTGAGAATGAGCGGCACGGTGGCGTAGGCTTGCATGCAGGCGAGAACGACGCCGGCCACGAGCCCTGCGACCGCCGCGATGAACACGACGTTGCGAAACAGTGTCATGATGTCAATCCCTCGTCAGTGGCAGGGAAATGCCATCGAGTGGCGATAGTCGTGAGCGGCATTGTGCACCGCATCGATATGCGAGAAGCCGACAAAGCCCATCACGAAAATGCCGAGACATGCAGCAAGCGCCAGCTGCATGAAGCGCGACTGCGAGGAGACGGAAGCGCCGAGGGAGACGGAAGCGGTATTCATGTCTTGTCCTTTCGCCCTCCACCCGAGGGCATAGAAGTCAGTTCTCCTGTCGCCGGCAGGTCTCCTGGCTCGCGGATCAGCACCCTTCCCCACCTTCCCGAAGACAAATCTTCAGTGGCATATGGAGAGGACTACCGCACACAGTTGCGGGGGCAGCCACGGCATTGGGCAAACAATTCACCCTCACCGCATTCCCTCTTGGTTCCAAACGGAACCGACGACAGCTGTGACTATAGGCAGAATCGTCGCGCCCGGCAAACCAAATTCCGCCAGCCGCCAACTGGAATGCGCCATTTGGCTTCAGCCTTCCAACGAGACGATCCGATTGGCGACCAGTTGCTGCAACTGCCAAAGATGGCGGTCGTGAATGCCGCGCTCTTCTAGGTTTTTCACCGTGTTGTAGAGGTAGTCGACGCCTGATCCCCAGTGTCCACAGGACGTCGTCAGTCTTTCGACGACCTCGTGCTCATCGAGCGAACCAGCATAGGTGATGCCGCTGCGATTGATGACGAAAGCCAGCGCCCTCACCGGACCGCCATTGCTCGCCAGCCTGAGAATACGAGGCTTATAGCTTGTCGGCTTCAGCGTCATTTCGCGTCGGAAAAGCCTGCCCAATTGCTGCCGCCGATCGCCATCGGTTAGCCGAAAAGCGATGCCCTTGCACTGCCCTCCGCGGTCCAGAGCCATCATCAGGCCGGGGCGATCTTTGGTGCCGCGCCAGCGCGTCATGTTCATGCAAAAAGACCGGTGCCAGCCACGCACCACGGCGACACGTTCGTCGACATGGTCGATTTCGGGTTTCCAGATCAGCGAACCGTAGCCAAACAGCCACAACGGTTCGGCGGCAGGGAGTTCTGCCTGTAACTCGTCCAGCATCGCGTCATAGTCGCCATCATCCAGATGCATGACATCCGGGTCAGGTCCAGCATCCTGGACCTCACGCCAACAGCGCGCGACCAGCTCCGGCGTAAGCGCCATCTGTCGTGTGGCCACGTTCCAGATCCCTTTTCTTGCCGCATGATTATGCGTCCCGATCGAGACTCGCAATGCCGTCGCGATTGACAATTTTCGCGGCCGGGTGTCGGCTGGCACATCATAGGAAGCCGGCCATGCAACCCAGCCCCAGCGACCACGATGCCTATAACGGTTTGACGCGACCTGAACCGACGCTGCCGGCGTCGGACTACTGGAACCTGGACGCCTATCAGCGCGATCTCGACGCCATCTGGTATCGAAACTGGCTGCTCCTCTGCCGCGAGGCCGACCTTGCTCAGCCGCTGGCGTTCAAGACGTTCCGTGTCGGCACGCAGGAGATCGTCGTGCTGCGCGACGAGGCAGGCGCGCTTCGCGCCTTCCACAACACCTGCCGGCATCGCGGCTCGCAGCTTTGCCGAGAAAGCGAAGGACGGCTGAAGGCGCGGCTCATCACCTGCCCCTATCACGCCTGGTCCTATTCGCTGCGCGGCGATCTCGTGCGCGTGCCGTCGAAATCGCTGCCTGAAGGCTTCGACAAGGCCGATCATCCGCTCTACCGCGTGGCGCTGTCGGTGTGGCGCGGTTTTGTCTTCGTCAATCTCGCGGAAGACGCCGCCGGGTTGGCTGAAACGTCCTTCGATCCCACATCTGGCAGCCTCGCCAACTGGCCGCTGGAAACACTGGTCACCGGCCATGTGCTGCGCAAGGTGATGAACTGCAACTGGAAGATCTTCTGGGAGAACTTCAACGAGTGCCTGCATT includes these proteins:
- a CDS encoding ABC transporter substrate-binding protein, encoding MDEKLKVSAGAIVLIAASTLSAAANEKVTFGTNWLAQAEHGGYYQAVADGTYAACGIDVTIMQGGPQVSGRPLLLAGKIDFYMGGNLLQAFDAVQQDIPLRVVAASFQKEPQVIMAHPGQGLDKWEDLKNADQYILGDEGAQSYFQWMITEFGFDPAKRVPYTFNPAPFIANPKSIQQGYVTSEPYAVAKEGGFQPNLFLLADYGFDTYATTIETMQTTIDKRPEVVQCFVDGSAKGWYNYLYGDNAAANAAIKKDNPDISDEQIAFSIEQMKKFGIVDSGDTEKLGIGAMTDTRIQSFYDKMVKAKVVPDGVDIKKSYTLAFVNKGVGIDLKK
- the cobU gene encoding bifunctional adenosylcobinamide kinase/adenosylcobinamide-phosphate guanylyltransferase, with the translated sequence MPDRVAPGGTLTLVIGGARSGKSAHAEGLITACPAPWTYIATAEAYDDEMRERIVLHRSRRGEGWTTIDAPLDLVGAIEALPDGRPVLIDCLTLWLTNHMLAERDIEAECLELADVLSRPRGPWFVVSNEVGQGIVPDNALARRFRDAAGRLNQQVAAVADTVLLMVAGLPLKVK
- a CDS encoding gamma-glutamylcyclotransferase, which codes for MATRQMALTPELVARCWREVQDAGPDPDVMHLDDGDYDAMLDELQAELPAAEPLWLFGYGSLIWKPEIDHVDERVAVVRGWHRSFCMNMTRWRGTKDRPGLMMALDRGGQCKGIAFRLTDGDRRQQLGRLFRREMTLKPTSYKPRILRLASNGGPVRALAFVINRSGITYAGSLDEHEVVERLTTSCGHWGSGVDYLYNTVKNLEERGIHDRHLWQLQQLVANRIVSLEG
- the cobD gene encoding threonine-phosphate decarboxylase CobD, whose translation is MKLLDGAAAVVDHGGSLGRARGLFPYAPQPFVDLSTGINPHSYPFFELPATALSRLPEAARVRDLADVAASAYGAPSAANVAAAPGTQILLPRVASLASPGKALVLGPTYAEHQRAAAIAGHAVTEVDDFEVLAGADLAIVVNPNNPDGRIVERQRLLELAGKLHARGGLLVVDEAFMDAGPLGESLAGDIDQGGIVVLRSFGKFFGLAGLRLGFAMADALTVERLEAQFGPWAVAGPALEYGIRALADTGWQVEMRRRLVGDAARLDALFGRFGVPVAGGTTLFRYIRLADAAGLFLALGERGILLRHFSGRPDVLRAGLPGEGEEWQRLESALADWAQRRDDQVEEKMQ
- a CDS encoding RidA family protein, which gives rise to MFKFLTPKSIKPPFARYSHGVEVPPGKRLVLCSGQVAITPDDQIPEDAGAQAELCFRNIAVILDEAGLELSDIVRINAYVTDRAYLRPYMDVRDRLFTSPAPASTLMIVSGFARPEFKVEIEVIAAG
- a CDS encoding ABC transporter ATP-binding protein, with translation MMQEKVAQAPASASGKNPMLLALRGVGKVFSNGVTALSDVDLTIRDGDFLSLLGPSGCGKSTALRLIAGLATPTSGLLDWRGGSTFDRSNIGFVFQEPTLLPWADVFDNVWLPLRLKGVSRAMAAPAVMEMLARVHLTGFENAVPRELSGGMKMRVSIARAMVTKPRILLMDEPFAALDEITRFKLNNDLLELWQDERFTVVFVTHSVFESVFLSNRVVVMAARPGRVFREFAVDAPYPRNETFRTSPDYAALCRQASDVLIGAINSTAGPHHDGH
- a CDS encoding CbtB domain-containing protein; the protein is MNTASVSLGASVSSQSRFMQLALAACLGIFVMGFVGFSHIDAVHNAAHDYRHSMAFPCH
- a CDS encoding creatininase family protein, with translation MTVANKRVWWGDYRTTEYATIDPEATIAVLPVAAIEQHGPHLPVSTDTSIMNGMLETVIARLPYDLDVRILPVQAVGKSNEHLHAPGTLTLPAAILIEAWTELGLSIARAGLRKLIVVNSHGGNEEIMGIVTRELRVRAKMLAVKTSWQRFGRPAGMYTELEDRQGIHGGDVETSLMLHFRPDLVDMAKADNFVSNVARAENEFSLLRHTGTHAFAWIATDLNPNGVVGDASIATAEKGRLTASHQADGFISLLKDVRKAKLADWLA
- a CDS encoding tyrosine phosphatase family protein, giving the protein MIHVCSLSKVEETVAKTGAERLLSLLAAGTEVTRPASIIRENHLHLVMHDIAVAHEGMTMPGETHVRNLLDFARQWDRARPLVVHCYAGISRSTASAYIIAAALAPKRDEVELAETLRALSPTATPNPRLIAVADTLLDRNGRMTRAIQAIGRGADAFEGAPFVLKIDG
- the cobO gene encoding cob(I)yrinic acid a,c-diamide adenosyltransferase, with translation MAKRKAVQDAEVAAKTVEKGLLIVNTGPGKGKTTAAFGLALRMLGYGKCVGVVQFIKGKWHTGEKDAFAVFGDRVVWHTMGEGFTWETQDLKRDIAAAEAAWAKALELMADPSISLLVLDELNIALRYDYLDLDKVVAALKGRREGLHVVVTGRNAKPALVDAADLVTEMGVTKHHFSAGVKAQQGIEF
- a CDS encoding CbtA family protein, whose protein sequence is MTLFRNVVFIAAVAGLVAGVVLACMQAYATVPLILKAEVYEQAGGGHTHDHAAAPAANATDTDAMTSAAPAEAAAPEDEGWAPADGFERFAFNVVANVVTGIGFALILVAASEFAGGIGNWRQGLFWGLAGFAVFTLAPNLGLPPELPAMPAADLAQRQIWWTATVVATAAGLGLLAFRKSLPLAILAVALIVAPHIVGAPQPDSFESPIPEGLHHQFVVAVTLTNLVFWLVLGVVVGVVRGRFTGSATGLRDSFA
- the cbiB gene encoding adenosylcobinamide-phosphate synthase CbiB; this encodes MSILIAFLSLVVEIVVGYPAWLFGAIGHPVTWIGRLISFLDRRLNRAADSDAVRRRRGVDALLIIVLVPAIIAFAVETMLSGIPAGLILTAILATSLLSQKSLAEHVEAVADGLDNGGLDIGRLAVSQIVGRDAKKLNRPGVCRAAIESLAENFSDGVVAPVFWIGVGGLAGGVAYKAANTADSMIGHRTPRHEAFGRATARFDDLINLPASRLTALLIVLAAFLVKGADADNAWRTMRRDAKKHRSPNAGWPEAAMAGALGLALAGPRSYGGVMVDDAFMGEGGRREAESADIRRALKLYRVADFLLIGLFGLLSVIVVLM
- a CDS encoding aromatic ring-hydroxylating dioxygenase subunit alpha, which gives rise to MQPSPSDHDAYNGLTRPEPTLPASDYWNLDAYQRDLDAIWYRNWLLLCREADLAQPLAFKTFRVGTQEIVVLRDEAGALRAFHNTCRHRGSQLCRESEGRLKARLITCPYHAWSYSLRGDLVRVPSKSLPEGFDKADHPLYRVALSVWRGFVFVNLAEDAAGLAETSFDPTSGSLANWPLETLVTGHVLRKVMNCNWKIFWENFNECLHCPGVHKDLSRLVPIYGRGLMGRHDDPEWARHADNDAPEFSGGLRAGAETWSRDGHVHGPVFSGLTPAERTAGQTYATNLPSTFIVGHVDYVRTVRLVPLGPEQTELTAEWLFSPEALADPTADLDNIVAFGRQVLEEDADICEVNQNGLRSRRHKAGVLMPEEYELHRFHNWVREQQTTLSSNL